The genomic interval AAAATTCGTGACCATGAGCCATGGGCGAACGCGTTACCTGGACGCCGGTGTCGGGCATCCTACGCTTCTTCTGCACGGCGTGGGGTTCACGGGTGGCGCGGACAACTGGTTCCTCAACATGGGCCCGCTGAGTGAGAAGCTGCGAGTCATCGCACCCGACTTTCTCGGCTGGGGGCTTGGTGACCGACTCGATCTCGAATACTCCTTCGCGTACCTCGTCGATTTCATTCGCGAGTTCCAGGACGTCCTCGGGCTGTCCAGCTCGCACATCGTCGGACACTCCATGGGCGGATGGCTTGCGACCCTTCTGGCGTACGAGAGCCCCAACCGCGTGGACAAGCTCGTTCTCGTCGCGAGCGGGGGCGCCGCGACGCGTACCCTCGCCAGCATGACGCAATTCAAAGCGC from Chloroflexota bacterium carries:
- a CDS encoding alpha/beta hydrolase; translation: MIATNVEEKFVTMSHGRTRYLDAGVGHPTLLLHGVGFTGGADNWFLNMGPLSEKLRVIAPDFLGWGLGDRLDLEYSFAYLVDFIREFQDVLGLSSSHIVGHSMGGWLATLLAYESPNRVDKLVLVASGGAATRTLASMTQFKAPTRDQLLSQLKSRIKNSDVDFEALADKEYAKAQIPGAVEAYQRILNHMNNPITRARYNTLRRMPYITAPTLVLWGRQDSTNALELGQQTHQLIKGSKMVIIEDCDHFIPTERPDEFNKALLDFLPD